In Deinococcus maricopensis DSM 21211, one genomic interval encodes:
- a CDS encoding metal-sulfur cluster assembly factor, with amino-acid sequence MSDAPVSTPTEAQVREALKVVKDPEIPVNVVDLGLVYGVDITDEGMVDITMTLTSVGCPVQDLIRSDAEMAVMGVDGVSGVNVEFVWTPPWSPEKMSEDGKRQMRMFGFNV; translated from the coding sequence ATGAGCGACGCGCCGGTCAGTACCCCCACCGAGGCGCAGGTCCGCGAGGCGCTGAAGGTCGTGAAGGACCCGGAAATTCCGGTGAACGTCGTGGACCTCGGCCTGGTGTACGGCGTGGACATCACGGATGAGGGCATGGTGGACATCACGATGACGCTGACGTCCGTGGGGTGCCCGGTGCAGGACCTGATCCGCAGCGACGCGGAGATGGCCGTGATGGGCGTGGACGGCGTGTCGGGCGTGAACGTGGAGTTCGTGTGGACGCCGCCATGGAGCCCGGAGAAGATGAGCGAGGACGGCAAGCGTCAGATGCGCATGTTCGGCTTCAACGTCTGA
- a CDS encoding sugar ABC transporter permease: protein MSAVPSRTPSDPDVYVHREPNLLQRAVPWLIGAALLIGAFFLIRALGHSLDRRAPGVGVLFIKSGWVRALGIVALIAGVMALTSLIGQRVGQARTGRRISYLAVLGDQLTHLFLWLVIIAALYPLVFVVFTSLDPRNTITIFPTDTGNLLQRAGLMPDLSKLNWSNYATLFEGFTIPVWQVIAAVIIGAALAALLILALLGRAAPDSARLASSRAWVIRALVAALAVLVVFMSPAQFTGGSNESKFLLSVRNTIIIAGVTGLIALLLSTTAGYAMARLRFPGRFQTLLFFIFIQMFPVFLGLVAIKFMLFTLGLDNTFTGLILAYSGGAIAFNTWIYKGYVESLPESLEEAAMVDGATRWQAFWRVVLPLSGSMLIFIFLNQFIGTYAEYIIASQVLTGVENWTVGIMLQSFSQGQFSTKWGIFAAAAVLGALPIVALFYGFQRYFVGGAVAGGVKE, encoded by the coding sequence GTGAGCGCCGTCCCCTCCCGCACCCCCAGCGACCCCGACGTCTACGTTCACCGCGAACCCAACCTCCTGCAACGCGCCGTGCCGTGGCTGATCGGCGCCGCGCTCCTCATCGGCGCGTTCTTCCTGATCCGCGCCCTCGGGCACAGCCTCGACCGCCGCGCGCCCGGCGTCGGCGTGCTGTTCATCAAGAGCGGCTGGGTCCGCGCGCTCGGCATCGTCGCCCTGATCGCCGGCGTCATGGCCCTCACCAGCCTGATCGGCCAGCGCGTCGGCCAGGCCCGCACCGGACGGCGCATCTCGTACCTCGCCGTACTCGGCGACCAGCTCACGCACCTGTTCCTGTGGCTGGTCATCATCGCGGCGCTGTACCCGCTGGTGTTCGTGGTCTTCACGTCCCTCGACCCGCGCAACACCATCACCATCTTCCCCACCGACACCGGCAACCTCCTGCAACGCGCCGGGCTGATGCCAGACCTCTCGAAACTCAACTGGAGCAACTACGCCACCCTGTTCGAGGGCTTCACCATTCCTGTGTGGCAGGTCATCGCCGCCGTCATCATCGGCGCGGCTCTCGCGGCCCTGCTGATCCTCGCGCTGCTCGGCCGCGCCGCGCCCGACAGCGCCCGGCTCGCCAGCAGCCGCGCGTGGGTGATCCGCGCGCTCGTCGCGGCCCTCGCGGTACTGGTCGTGTTCATGAGCCCCGCGCAGTTCACGGGCGGCAGCAACGAAAGCAAATTCCTGCTGTCCGTGCGGAACACCATCATCATCGCGGGCGTCACGGGCCTGATCGCGCTGCTGCTCAGCACCACCGCCGGGTACGCCATGGCGCGCCTCCGCTTCCCCGGCCGCTTCCAGACGCTACTGTTCTTCATCTTCATTCAGATGTTCCCGGTGTTCCTCGGCCTGGTCGCCATCAAGTTCATGTTGTTCACGCTCGGGCTCGACAACACCTTCACGGGACTGATCCTCGCGTACAGCGGCGGCGCCATCGCGTTCAACACCTGGATCTACAAGGGGTACGTGGAAAGCCTCCCCGAAAGCCTGGAAGAAGCGGCCATGGTGGACGGCGCGACGCGCTGGCAGGCGTTCTGGCGCGTCGTGCTGCCCCTGAGCGGCAGCATGCTGATCTTCATCTTCCTGAACCAGTTCATCGGCACGTACGCGGAGTACATCATCGCGTCGCAGGTGCTCACGGGCGTGGAGAACTGGACGGTCGGCATCATGCTCCAGAGCTTCAGCCAGGGGCAGTTCAGCACCAAATGGGGAATCTTCGCGGCTGCAGCCGTGCTGGGCGCGCTGCCCATCGTGGCGCTGTTCTATGGCTTCCAACGCTACTTCGTGGGCGGGGCCGTGGCAGGCGGCGTGAAGGAATAA
- a CDS encoding rhodanese-like domain-containing protein, with product MNELTPQQAYERVQAGALLVDVRENEEYADVHARGARLMPLSTFQQTYTDLPKDAEIVLICRSGARSGRATEFLASQGYGNVSNLTGGTLAWMDAGLPTGDAQ from the coding sequence ATGAACGAACTCACCCCACAACAGGCTTACGAGCGCGTGCAGGCCGGCGCGCTGCTCGTGGACGTCCGCGAGAACGAGGAGTACGCGGACGTTCACGCGCGCGGCGCGCGCCTGATGCCGCTCAGCACCTTCCAGCAGACGTACACGGACCTCCCGAAGGACGCGGAGATCGTCCTGATCTGCCGCAGTGGCGCGCGCAGCGGCCGCGCGACGGAGTTCCTGGCGAGCCAGGGGTACGGGAACGTGTCGAACCTGACGGGCGGCACGCTGGCGTGGATGGACGCCGGCCTTCCGACGGGAGACGCGCAATGA
- a CDS encoding rhodanese-like domain-containing protein, which translates to MTTARPDPSTLIIDLRAQELRFRDPLERLLPNPVRAVSLDRIEAGEHGLNADLGPLLIVCDHGPRSSLAAQYLRADGLDARAYPGGLSALKRALQTPAP; encoded by the coding sequence ATGACCACGGCCCGCCCGGACCCCAGCACGCTCATCATCGACCTGCGCGCGCAGGAGCTGCGCTTCCGCGACCCGCTCGAACGGCTGCTCCCCAACCCCGTGCGCGCCGTTTCCCTCGACCGCATCGAGGCGGGCGAGCACGGCCTGAACGCCGACCTCGGCCCGCTCCTGATCGTCTGCGATCACGGGCCGCGCAGCAGCCTCGCCGCGCAGTACCTCCGCGCGGACGGCCTGGACGCCCGCGCGTACCCCGGCGGCCTCAGTGCCCTGAAACGCGCCCTGCAGACGCCCGCCCCCTAA
- a CDS encoding HD-GYP domain-containing protein — translation MLTGRAPALSPDERNHQSRVAGLALQIGVALGLNEWDLGVVEAGARLHDTGKGAIPRAIREKPGPLTPDEWTTMREHPQLGAHLLFEAGAHPEEVDIVLHHHERWDGEGYPHGLCGEAIPLGARVVAVADTFDALTSARAYRAASPPAHAARVIRAERGRQFDPRVADAFLNLVLPTLDPA, via the coding sequence ATGCTGACGGGCCGCGCGCCAGCGCTATCCCCCGACGAACGAAACCACCAGTCCCGTGTGGCGGGCCTCGCCCTGCAGATCGGCGTGGCGTTGGGCCTGAACGAGTGGGACCTGGGGGTGGTCGAGGCGGGCGCGCGCCTGCACGACACCGGTAAGGGCGCCATCCCGCGCGCGATTCGGGAGAAGCCCGGCCCGCTCACGCCCGACGAGTGGACGACCATGCGGGAGCACCCGCAGCTGGGCGCGCATCTGCTGTTCGAGGCGGGCGCTCACCCGGAGGAAGTGGACATCGTCCTGCATCACCATGAACGCTGGGACGGCGAGGGGTACCCGCATGGGCTTTGCGGTGAGGCGATTCCTCTCGGCGCGCGCGTCGTGGCGGTCGCTGATACGTTCGATGCGCTTACGAGTGCGCGCGCGTACCGCGCGGCGAGCCCGCCAGCGCACGCGGCGCGGGTGATCCGCGCGGAGCGTGGGCGGCAGTTCGATCCGCGTGTCGCGGACGCCTTCCTGAATCTCGTGCTGCCCACGCTCGACCCGGCCTGA
- a CDS encoding ATP-binding cassette domain-containing protein, which translates to MRKIVVIGTTGSGKTTLASALAGALNVPHAEQDAWNHEPDWQEAPLERFRARVDAFTAQPAWVMDGNYGKARDLGWPRADTLVWLDYPGPVVFWRLLRRTLWRGLTREELWNGNRERLGMNLVSRNGILAWFFRTHARRRQETPALLARYAHLRVVRLRHPREADAWLRAVQAGRPRPGRSGALSSE; encoded by the coding sequence ATGCGCAAAATCGTGGTGATCGGCACGACCGGCAGCGGCAAAACCACTCTCGCCAGCGCCCTCGCGGGCGCCCTGAACGTCCCGCACGCGGAACAGGACGCCTGGAACCACGAGCCGGACTGGCAAGAAGCGCCGCTGGAACGCTTCCGCGCGCGCGTGGACGCATTCACGGCGCAGCCCGCGTGGGTGATGGACGGCAACTACGGCAAGGCGCGAGACCTGGGCTGGCCGCGTGCGGACACGCTCGTATGGCTGGACTACCCCGGCCCGGTGGTGTTCTGGCGCCTGCTGCGCCGCACCCTGTGGCGTGGCCTGACCCGCGAGGAGCTGTGGAACGGGAACCGCGAGCGGCTCGGCATGAACCTCGTTTCCCGGAACGGCATTCTCGCGTGGTTCTTCCGCACGCACGCGCGGCGGCGCCAGGAGACGCCCGCGCTGCTGGCGCGGTACGCGCACCTGCGCGTGGTGCGCCTCCGGCATCCCCGCGAAGCGGACGCGTGGCTGCGCGCCGTGCAGGCCGGGCGGCCACGCCCGGGGAGGAGCGGCGCCCTCAGCTCTGAATGA
- a CDS encoding MFS transporter: MTRPTPSPRAANTRRAQLTLFLTIFVAMLGLSILFPIIAPLSRELGLTETQTGLFSVAYSLMQFLCSPLWGARSERAGRKPVLLTGLLGFTASFALFAFIADLGLRGALRGTGLFALLIGARLLGGGLSSATLPTAQAMMADLSDKQHRAAAMGLIGAAFGLGVVFGPGLGALLSRYGLTVPVYASAALGLLTALFAATTLRETRTPGQPDARPTRGLELLRRGPVRLALAISALYTLASVGMEQTIGFYVQDTLNLTPARTAVTVGGMLAIFGFLAAFVQGGAIRPLSKRLPPRPLILTGLLIMGAGMLLIPAAHTYWTITGALALVGVGSAILGPTLSAALSLNVTEDEQGRIAGLNSSALALGRLGGPLVATSLYQYVSSSGPYLLSGAVLLLLLLVAAALWRPTPPPATT; the protein is encoded by the coding sequence TTGACGCGCCCCACACCCTCACCCCGCGCCGCCAACACCCGACGCGCTCAGCTCACGCTGTTCCTGACCATCTTCGTCGCCATGCTCGGCCTGAGCATCCTGTTCCCCATCATCGCCCCGCTCAGCCGCGAACTCGGCCTCACCGAAACGCAAACCGGCCTGTTCAGCGTCGCCTACAGCCTCATGCAGTTCCTCTGCTCCCCCTTGTGGGGCGCCCGCAGCGAACGCGCCGGCCGTAAACCCGTCCTCCTGACCGGCCTGCTCGGCTTCACCGCCAGCTTCGCGCTGTTCGCGTTCATCGCCGACCTCGGCCTGCGCGGCGCCCTGCGCGGCACCGGCCTGTTCGCGCTGCTCATCGGCGCGCGCCTGCTCGGCGGCGGCCTGTCCAGCGCCACCCTCCCCACCGCGCAGGCCATGATGGCCGACCTCAGCGACAAACAGCACCGCGCCGCCGCCATGGGGCTCATCGGCGCGGCGTTCGGCCTCGGCGTCGTGTTCGGCCCGGGCCTCGGCGCGCTCCTCAGTCGCTACGGCCTCACCGTTCCCGTGTACGCCAGCGCCGCCCTCGGCCTACTCACCGCCCTGTTCGCCGCCACCACCCTCCGCGAAACCCGCACGCCCGGCCAGCCGGACGCGCGCCCCACCCGCGGCCTGGAGTTGCTGCGCCGCGGCCCCGTACGCCTCGCGCTCGCCATCAGCGCCCTGTACACCCTCGCGTCCGTCGGCATGGAGCAGACCATCGGCTTCTACGTGCAGGACACCCTGAACCTCACGCCCGCGCGGACCGCCGTCACGGTCGGCGGCATGCTCGCCATCTTCGGGTTCCTCGCCGCGTTCGTGCAGGGCGGCGCCATCCGCCCCCTCAGCAAACGCCTCCCGCCCCGCCCGCTCATCCTCACGGGCCTGCTCATCATGGGCGCCGGCATGCTGCTCATCCCCGCCGCGCACACGTACTGGACCATCACGGGTGCCCTCGCGCTCGTCGGCGTCGGCAGCGCCATCCTGGGGCCCACCCTCAGCGCCGCCCTCAGCCTGAACGTCACCGAGGACGAACAGGGCCGCATTGCCGGCCTGAACAGCAGCGCCCTCGCTCTCGGCCGACTCGGCGGGCCGCTCGTCGCCACCAGCCTGTACCAGTACGTCAGCAGCAGCGGCCCGTACCTGCTGAGCGGCGCCGTACTGCTGCTGCTCCTGCTCGTCGCCGCCGCCCTCTGGCGGCCCACGCCGCCGCCCGCCACCACCTGA
- a CDS encoding aldo/keto reductase, which translates to MDYVRLGRSGLKVSRISLGTMTYGDPGWRDWVLDESASRPFIQRALELGINFFDTADMYSLGRSEEVLGRALRDFARRDQVIIATKVYNAMGSGPNDRGLSRKHIMDAVQASLRRLGTDYIDLYQIHRFDADTPIEETMTALHDLVRMGMVRYIGASSMLAYQFAKMQHVADLQGLTRFVSMQNHYNLVYREEEREMLPLCLEDGVGVIPWSPLARGFLAGNRRGGEAQTTRARSDKFGESLYRTPGDYAVQARVQEVAGRLGVSAAQVATAWLLQQPGVTAPIIGASKMPHLEDAVAALDVRLSAEDLAALAEPYEPHPILGM; encoded by the coding sequence ATGGATTACGTTCGGTTGGGGCGGAGTGGTCTGAAGGTTTCGCGGATTTCGCTGGGCACCATGACGTACGGGGATCCGGGCTGGCGGGACTGGGTGCTGGATGAATCGGCGAGTCGGCCGTTTATTCAGCGGGCGCTGGAGCTGGGCATCAACTTCTTCGACACGGCGGACATGTACAGTCTGGGCCGCAGCGAGGAGGTGCTGGGGCGGGCGCTGCGGGATTTCGCGCGGCGGGATCAGGTGATCATCGCCACGAAGGTGTACAACGCGATGGGGTCCGGGCCGAATGACCGTGGCCTGTCACGCAAGCACATCATGGACGCCGTGCAGGCGAGCCTGCGGCGCCTGGGCACGGATTACATCGACCTGTACCAGATTCACCGGTTCGACGCGGACACGCCCATCGAGGAGACGATGACGGCGCTGCATGACCTCGTGCGGATGGGCATGGTGCGGTACATCGGGGCGAGCAGCATGCTGGCGTATCAGTTCGCGAAGATGCAGCACGTCGCGGACCTGCAGGGGCTGACGCGGTTCGTGAGCATGCAGAACCATTACAACCTCGTGTACCGCGAGGAGGAGCGCGAGATGCTGCCGCTGTGCCTCGAGGACGGCGTGGGCGTGATCCCGTGGAGTCCGCTGGCGCGCGGGTTCCTGGCGGGGAACCGGCGGGGCGGCGAGGCGCAGACGACGCGGGCGCGCAGTGACAAGTTCGGGGAGAGCCTGTACCGCACGCCCGGGGATTACGCGGTGCAGGCGCGCGTGCAGGAGGTGGCGGGGCGGCTGGGTGTGTCGGCGGCGCAGGTGGCGACGGCGTGGTTGCTGCAGCAGCCGGGCGTGACGGCGCCGATCATCGGGGCGAGCAAGATGCCGCACCTGGAGGACGCGGTGGCGGCGCTGGACGTGCGCTTGAGCGCGGAGGACCTCGCGGCGCTCGCGGAGCCGTACGAGCCGCACCCGATCCTGGGCATGTGA
- a CDS encoding alpha-amylase family glycosyl hydrolase translates to MTVLETLPARHDHAPAYTARLGAARGDTVTLRLKTTLPVTQVQLKLLEHGEISEYPTTEIPPLDGEGRWFAFELPLIADRVRYAWSLITADDHLNLTMSGLHHTRRAYRDWFVYLSGYAAPTWTWSSVFYQIFPDRFRNGDPSVSVRNGEYEYAGAPVYQEVWTQPITREGDIHAHYGGDLPGVRAALPYLTDLGVNALWLTPIFVSPSNHRYDISDYRRVDPHLGGDAAFDELLHDAHAQGVRVVLDGVFNHVGSENDLFRKAFADVHAAERALFTWRPNHPVPYHAFFDVPTLPKLDYASEAAAREFLDGPDSVVRTWLRRGIDGWRLDVAQMLGAGGTDEGNLELHRRLKRAAREERADAYVFGERFFDAEEALRGDGEDAAMNYHGFGLPVMQWLSGRSLKFLPSRMDGHELVEILWDAYHVLPPEVALNQFNLLDSHDTPRALYRLGGSTVKLRAALTLLMGYAGVPCMYYGTEVGLSQSCEGAMPWCREPMPWDESQWDTALRADVQALVRIRRDTPALQRGALRFLHVESDAVAFTRTLTHADGRAERAVVIASRLEAHTLTLRLPDGAWCDARSGEVLHGIVALEAAGGRLLIQS, encoded by the coding sequence ATGACCGTATTGGAAACGCTTCCGGCCCGTCACGACCACGCCCCCGCCTACACGGCCCGTCTCGGCGCCGCCCGCGGCGACACGGTCACCCTCCGACTCAAAACCACCCTGCCCGTCACGCAGGTTCAACTGAAACTTCTCGAACACGGTGAGATCAGCGAATACCCCACCACCGAAATCCCCCCCCTCGACGGCGAAGGCCGCTGGTTCGCGTTCGAACTGCCTCTCATCGCCGACCGCGTCCGCTACGCCTGGTCACTCATCACCGCAGACGATCACCTGAACCTCACCATGTCCGGCCTGCACCACACGCGCCGCGCGTACCGCGACTGGTTCGTGTACCTGAGCGGCTACGCGGCGCCCACCTGGACGTGGTCGAGCGTCTTCTACCAGATCTTCCCGGACCGCTTCCGCAACGGCGACCCGAGCGTCAGCGTCCGAAATGGCGAATACGAGTACGCCGGCGCGCCCGTCTACCAGGAAGTCTGGACCCAACCCATCACCCGCGAAGGCGACATTCACGCGCACTACGGCGGGGACCTCCCGGGCGTCCGCGCCGCACTCCCCTACCTCACGGACCTCGGCGTAAACGCGCTGTGGCTCACGCCGATCTTCGTGTCGCCCAGCAACCACCGCTACGACATCAGCGACTACCGCCGCGTGGACCCGCACCTCGGCGGGGACGCCGCATTCGACGAACTGCTGCACGACGCGCACGCGCAGGGCGTGCGCGTCGTGCTGGACGGCGTGTTCAATCACGTCGGCAGCGAGAACGACCTGTTCCGCAAGGCCTTCGCGGACGTGCACGCGGCCGAGCGTGCACTGTTCACGTGGCGCCCGAACCATCCCGTGCCGTACCACGCGTTCTTCGACGTGCCCACCCTCCCAAAACTCGACTACGCGAGCGAAGCCGCCGCGCGGGAATTCCTGGACGGCCCGGACAGCGTCGTGCGCACGTGGCTGAGGCGCGGCATCGACGGGTGGCGCCTGGACGTCGCGCAGATGCTCGGCGCGGGCGGCACCGACGAAGGGAACCTCGAACTGCACCGCCGCCTGAAGCGGGCCGCGCGCGAGGAACGCGCGGACGCCTACGTGTTCGGCGAGCGTTTCTTCGACGCCGAGGAAGCGCTGCGTGGCGACGGCGAGGACGCCGCCATGAACTACCACGGGTTCGGGCTGCCCGTGATGCAGTGGCTGAGCGGACGCAGCCTGAAGTTCCTGCCGAGCCGCATGGACGGCCATGAGCTCGTGGAGATCCTGTGGGACGCGTACCACGTCCTCCCGCCGGAAGTGGCGCTCAACCAGTTCAATCTGCTCGACAGCCACGACACGCCACGCGCGCTGTACCGCCTGGGCGGCAGCACCGTGAAGCTCCGCGCGGCGCTGACACTCCTGATGGGGTACGCGGGCGTGCCGTGCATGTACTACGGCACCGAAGTGGGCCTCAGCCAGTCGTGCGAGGGCGCGATGCCGTGGTGCCGCGAGCCGATGCCGTGGGACGAGTCGCAGTGGGATACGGCGCTGCGCGCAGACGTGCAGGCCCTCGTACGGATACGCCGCGACACGCCCGCCCTCCAGCGCGGCGCGCTGCGTTTCCTGCACGTGGAATCGGACGCGGTCGCGTTCACGCGGACCCTCACGCACGCCGATGGGCGCGCGGAGCGCGCGGTGGTCATCGCGTCCAGGCTGGAGGCGCACACCCTCACGCTCAGACTGCCGGACGGCGCATGGTGCGACGCGCGGAGCGGCGAGGTCCTGCACGGCATCGTGGCGCTTGAAGCGGCCGGCGGCCGACTCCTCATTCAGAGCTGA
- a CDS encoding maltose ABC transporter substrate-binding protein has product MKKALGLSVLSLALMGSASAAQIQVWTHFGTTELAWLKQQAATFKQKTGNDVQIVSVPFDTMVDKFIQGAPKGQSADLMVTQAHDRLGQLAAAGVVEPMDKYVVSKSDLDKTAVSAMTYRGKLFGLPMFAEAVAVVYNKKLVPSVPTSWDAFLKTAQANTGNGKFGFLVDLTNAYMNYGVISAYGGYVFKNNSGTLNTKDIGLANAGADKAMGFLNDLRYKYNLVPEGVDGGAAKSAFTEGRLAMLLTGPWDMGDIKKAGIDYGIATFPTPPGASGKWSPFVGVQGIMMNAYSKQKTIAAQFAKQLVSADAQISFNKAGGRIPVSLAARTKLKKDPVVAGFSKSISVGTPMPNIPEMGAVWQPWSNAVAQSVSKKGADVGKINDAAVSEINKNIK; this is encoded by the coding sequence ATGAAAAAAGCCCTGGGTCTTTCTGTTCTTTCGCTTGCGCTGATGGGAAGCGCTTCCGCCGCGCAGATTCAAGTCTGGACGCACTTCGGCACCACGGAACTCGCGTGGCTGAAACAGCAGGCCGCGACCTTCAAGCAGAAGACCGGCAACGACGTGCAGATCGTCAGTGTCCCCTTCGACACCATGGTCGACAAGTTCATTCAGGGCGCCCCCAAAGGGCAATCCGCTGACCTAATGGTCACGCAGGCCCACGACCGCCTCGGCCAACTCGCCGCGGCCGGCGTCGTCGAGCCGATGGACAAGTACGTCGTCAGCAAGAGCGACCTCGACAAGACCGCCGTGAGCGCCATGACGTACCGCGGAAAACTCTTCGGCCTGCCCATGTTCGCCGAAGCGGTCGCCGTTGTGTACAACAAAAAGCTCGTCCCCAGCGTCCCCACCAGCTGGGACGCCTTCCTGAAGACCGCCCAGGCGAACACCGGCAACGGCAAGTTCGGCTTCCTGGTCGACCTCACGAACGCCTACATGAACTACGGCGTCATCAGCGCGTACGGCGGGTACGTCTTCAAGAACAACAGCGGCACCCTGAACACCAAGGACATCGGCCTCGCGAACGCCGGCGCCGACAAGGCCATGGGCTTCCTGAACGACCTGCGCTACAAGTACAACCTCGTGCCTGAAGGCGTGGACGGCGGCGCCGCCAAGAGCGCCTTTACCGAAGGCCGCCTCGCGATGCTCCTCACGGGTCCCTGGGACATGGGCGACATCAAGAAGGCCGGCATCGACTACGGCATCGCGACGTTCCCCACCCCTCCCGGCGCGAGCGGCAAGTGGAGCCCGTTCGTCGGCGTGCAGGGCATCATGATGAACGCCTACAGCAAGCAGAAGACCATCGCGGCGCAGTTCGCGAAGCAGCTGGTCAGCGCCGACGCGCAGATCAGCTTCAACAAGGCCGGCGGGCGTATCCCCGTGAGCCTCGCGGCGCGCACCAAGCTCAAGAAGGACCCGGTCGTGGCCGGCTTCAGCAAGAGCATCAGTGTGGGCACGCCCATGCCGAACATCCCCGAAATGGGCGCCGTGTGGCAGCCGTGGAGCAACGCGGTCGCGCAGAGCGTCAGCAAGAAGGGCGCGGACGTCGGCAAGATCAACGACGCGGCCGTCAGCGAAATCAACAAGAACATCAAGTGA
- a CDS encoding metallophosphoesterase family protein → MENYTVGVISDTHGLLRPEVEAFLAGVDLILHAGDVGRADLLTRLNALAPTLAVRGNVDRSEGVRTLPLTVAHELPGGVWIYMLHDLNDLDLVPEVAGFRVVVSGHSHVPRAVWRGEVLFLNPGSCGPRRFRLPVAAARLRVGDDGLHVEEHTFDL, encoded by the coding sequence GTGGAGAACTACACGGTCGGGGTGATCAGCGACACGCACGGGTTGCTGCGCCCGGAGGTGGAGGCGTTCCTTGCGGGCGTCGACTTGATTCTGCACGCAGGCGATGTGGGCCGCGCGGATCTCCTGACGCGCCTGAACGCTCTTGCGCCGACGTTGGCTGTGCGTGGGAACGTGGACCGCAGTGAGGGGGTGCGGACGCTGCCGCTCACCGTCGCCCACGAACTGCCGGGGGGCGTGTGGATATACATGCTGCATGACCTCAACGACCTGGACCTGGTGCCGGAAGTGGCGGGGTTTCGGGTGGTCGTGAGTGGGCATTCGCATGTGCCGCGTGCGGTGTGGCGCGGCGAGGTCCTGTTCCTGAACCCGGGGTCCTGTGGGCCTCGCCGGTTCCGGTTGCCGGTGGCGGCGGCACGTCTCCGGGTAGGGGATGACGGACTTCATGTTGAAGAACACACATTTGACCTTTAA
- a CDS encoding ABC transporter permease subunit, translating to MTLALRSSRPPEGARGFLIALVVLILLLGGSALLAWAASNAVAGIVPTAPPYLILVFLAVILAPAMWLVSRAFPWMMNWYYLVPAIVVLMAFTIVPIIMTVNFAFTNYSAQNSGYPDTSYKTDIKLSADRRSFTFTAPPSGNASESVATSFACAQPTCAGEAIVLYDEAGDTPITRTVDRVQGLTVTLTAPLATTFKPVAATRLNKISRIGLRNFQDIFARASTELWPVFAWTVVFAFSTIILNSLLGLILGILLFNKRLKFRNFYRTLLFLPWAIPTVISVQVWGGLFNQQFGAINKMLGLLGATSIPWLTDPLWVKIGVLLVNLWLGFPYMMTATISALSTISDDLYEAAEIDGASRWHQIRYITLPLLRSSFTPILLSGFAFNFNNFGIIYLLTLTAPGGAGGPTVEGSSSTAGASDILISWGYKTAFGAQGGSNYALASAIAMIVFFLTIAISLVNFRAAGVFQEARK from the coding sequence ATGACGCTTGCCTTGCGTTCCTCACGTCCGCCGGAGGGCGCGCGCGGTTTCCTGATCGCGCTCGTCGTCCTGATTCTGCTGCTCGGCGGCAGCGCCCTGCTCGCCTGGGCCGCCTCGAACGCCGTCGCTGGAATCGTTCCCACAGCACCGCCGTACCTGATCCTGGTGTTCCTCGCGGTCATCCTGGCGCCCGCCATGTGGCTCGTCTCCCGCGCGTTCCCCTGGATGATGAACTGGTACTACCTCGTGCCCGCCATCGTCGTCCTGATGGCCTTCACGATCGTGCCCATCATCATGACCGTGAACTTCGCGTTCACGAACTACAGCGCGCAGAACAGCGGCTACCCCGACACCAGCTACAAAACCGACATCAAGCTCAGCGCCGACCGCCGCAGCTTCACGTTCACCGCCCCGCCCAGCGGCAACGCCAGCGAAAGCGTCGCCACCAGCTTCGCGTGCGCGCAGCCCACCTGCGCCGGCGAAGCCATCGTGCTGTACGACGAAGCAGGCGACACCCCCATCACCCGCACCGTCGACCGCGTCCAGGGCCTCACCGTCACGCTCACCGCGCCGCTCGCCACGACCTTCAAACCCGTCGCCGCGACGCGCCTCAACAAGATCAGCCGCATCGGCCTGCGCAACTTCCAGGACATCTTCGCGCGCGCCAGCACCGAACTGTGGCCCGTGTTCGCCTGGACGGTCGTGTTCGCGTTCTCGACCATCATCCTGAACAGCCTGCTCGGCCTGATCCTCGGCATCCTGCTGTTCAACAAACGCCTCAAGTTCCGCAACTTCTACCGCACCCTGCTGTTCCTCCCGTGGGCCATCCCCACCGTCATCAGCGTGCAGGTGTGGGGCGGCCTGTTCAACCAGCAGTTCGGCGCCATCAACAAGATGCTCGGCCTGCTCGGCGCCACCAGCATCCCCTGGCTCACCGACCCGCTGTGGGTGAAGATCGGCGTGCTGCTCGTGAACCTCTGGTTGGGCTTCCCGTACATGATGACCGCCACCATCAGCGCCCTGTCCACCATCAGCGACGACCTGTACGAAGCGGCCGAAATTGACGGCGCCAGCCGCTGGCACCAGATCCGCTACATCACGCTGCCGCTGCTGCGCAGCAGCTTCACGCCCATCCTGCTGTCCGGGTTCGCGTTCAACTTCAACAACTTCGGCATCATCTACCTGCTCACGCTCACCGCGCCCGGCGGCGCTGGCGGCCCCACCGTCGAAGGCAGCAGCTCCACCGCCGGCGCGTCCGACATCCTCATCAGCTGGGGCTACAAGACCGCGTTCGGCGCGCAGGGCGGCAGCAACTACGCGCTCGCCAGCGCCATCGCCATGATCGTGTTCTTCCTGACCATCGCCATCAGCCTCGTGAACTTCCGCGCCGCCGGCGTCTTCCAGGAGGCCCGCAAGTGA